A region of Oxyura jamaicensis isolate SHBP4307 breed ruddy duck chromosome 5, BPBGC_Ojam_1.0, whole genome shotgun sequence DNA encodes the following proteins:
- the FOS gene encoding proto-oncogene c-Fos, with protein sequence MMYQGFTGEYEAPSSRCSSASPAGDSLTYYPSPADSFSSMGSPVNPQDFCSELAVSSASFVPTVTAISTSPDLQWLVQPTLISSVAPSQNRGHPYGVSAPPAPAAYSRPAVLKAPGGGRGQSIGRRGKVEQLSPEEEEKRRIRRERNKMAAAKCRNRRRELTDTLQAETDQLEEEKSALQAEIANLLKEKEKLEFILAAHRPACKMPEELRFSEELAAATALDLGAPSPTTAEEAAFTLPLMSEAPPAVPPKEPSGGGLELKAEPFDELLFSTGPREASRSVPDMDLPGASSFYASDWEPLGAGSSVELEPLCTPVVTCTPCPSTYTSTFVFTYPEADAFPSCAAAHRKGSSSNEPSSDSLSSPTLLAL encoded by the exons ATGATGTACCAGGGCTTCACCGGCGAGTACGAGGCGCCCTCCTCCCGCTGCAGCAGCGCTTCCCCGGCCGGGGACAGCCTCACCTACTACCCGTCCCCGGCGGACTCCTTCTCCAGCATGGGCTCCCCCGTCAACCCGCAG GATTTCTGCTCCGAGTTGGCCGTGTCCAGCGCCAGCTTCGTGCCCACCGTGACGGCCATCTCCACCAGCCCCGACCTGCAGTGGCTGGTGCAGCCCACCCTCATCTCCTCCGTGGCCCCCTCGCAGAACCGCGGGCACCCCTACGGCGTGTCGGCACCACCGGCCCCCGCCGCCTACAGCCGCCCCGCCGTGCTCAAGGCGCCCGGAGGAGGCCGCGGGCAGAGCATCGGCCGCAGGGGCAAAGTCGAGCAG ctgtccccggaggaggaggagaagaggaggatcCGCCGGGAGAGGAACAAGATGGCAGCGGCCAAGTGCCGCAACCGGCGGCGGGAGCTCACCGACACGCTGCAGGCG gagACAGaccagctggaggaggagaagtcTGCTCTGCAGGCGGAGATTGCTAACCtgctgaaggagaaggagaagctggAGTTCATCCTGGCGGCGCACCGGCCAGCCTGCAAGATGCCCGAGGAGCTGCGCTTCTCTGAGGAGCTGGCGGCTGCCACTGCGCTGGAcctgggtgcccccagccccactaCAGCCGAGGAGGCTGCCTTCACCCTGCCGCTGATGTCTGAGGCGCCGCCGGCTGTGCCACCTAAGGAGCCCAGTGGCGGTGGGCTGGAGCTTAAGGCTGAGCCCTTCGATGAGCTGCTTTTCTCCACGGGGCCACGGGAGGCCTCCCGCTCGGTGCCTGACATGGACCTGCCTGGGGCCTCCTCCTTCTACGCGTCGGACTGGGAGCCGCTGGGTGCCGGGAGCAGCGTGGAGCTGGAGCCCCTCTGCACCCCGGTGGTGACCTGCACCCCATGCCCCAGCACCTACACCTCCACCTTCGTCTTCACCTACCCCGAGGCGGATGCcttccccagctgtgctgccgCGCACcggaagggcagcagcagcaacgaGCCCTCATCTGACTCCCTCAGCTCCCCCACCCTGCTGGCCTTGTGA